Proteins encoded within one genomic window of Synechococcus sp. PCC 7335:
- the tilS gene encoding tRNA lysidine(34) synthetase TilS — protein sequence MTPTTGTSASWSAAHAKLHILLRQQRLLPKDSHILIAVSGGQDSLCLARLLSDLSSKWYWSLGWIHCDHGWRTDSTENAAHVVKLAEAWQIPVRIELAKGLAKTEAAARGWRYEVFERVAREQGYSHVVTGHTKSDRAETVLYNLIRGAGTDGLGTLRWTRPLSLAACLAQGDNLDIKQSQAITLVRPLLDFTRAETAHFCQDQHIPVWIDSSNQDLNFRRNRIRLELMPYL from the coding sequence GTGACTCCTACAACAGGCACTTCAGCTAGCTGGTCAGCAGCTCACGCCAAGCTGCATATTCTATTGCGTCAGCAGCGCTTGCTCCCTAAAGATAGCCATATTTTGATTGCTGTCTCAGGAGGGCAAGACTCACTATGTTTAGCTCGGCTGCTGAGTGACTTAAGCTCTAAATGGTACTGGTCTTTGGGATGGATTCATTGTGACCATGGCTGGAGAACAGATTCGACTGAAAATGCGGCGCATGTGGTGAAGTTAGCTGAGGCGTGGCAGATACCCGTCCGAATAGAACTTGCCAAGGGGCTAGCCAAAACCGAGGCAGCCGCTAGAGGATGGCGCTATGAGGTGTTCGAACGAGTTGCTAGGGAACAGGGCTATAGCCACGTGGTGACAGGCCATACAAAGAGCGATCGCGCTGAAACTGTCCTCTATAACCTAATCAGAGGAGCAGGCACCGATGGCCTAGGCACCCTTAGATGGACAAGGCCTCTGAGCCTAGCTGCGTGCCTAGCTCAGGGTGACAATCTAGATATAAAGCAGTCCCAAGCGATTACCTTAGTCAGGCCCTTGCTGGATTTTACTCGCGCCGAAACCGCTCATTTTTGCCAAGATCAGCACATTCCTGTGTGGATAGATAGCAGTAATCAGGATCTAAACTTTCGGCGTAATCGGATTCGCCTGGAGCTAATGCCATATTTG